The DNA region ATGTAAAAGTCTCTCATTTTCTACACCCCGTTATATCTTTGGTGGTGTAACTTTTAGCTTTTTGGTAGGCCTTAAAACTCGAATTCAACCCCATTTTCGTCTCCTTCCCACAAAACGATTTTGTAAAGTTTGATATTCTCCGGCAAGTTTGTTTTAATCTGTTCAGCAATCCATAGGGCTATGTTTTCTGTGGTTGGATTTTTAAATATTCTGTTGAGATTTTTATGTTTTAATGGTCCTATTGTCATTTCTATTATTTTTCAGATCG from Thermococcus sp. Bubb.Bath includes:
- a CDS encoding 6-carboxytetrahydropterin synthase — its product is MTIGPLKHKNLNRIFKNPTTENIALWIAEQIKTNLPENIKLYKIVLWEGDENGVEFEF